Genomic window (Acidobacteriota bacterium):
GCGCCAATCAACGCCAGCACTCCCAGCAGACCCTGCACGAAACGCTGCCAAGTCTCGACGACTTGAGAATCCTTGTCTGAATCAAACATGAAATGGCGACCGCTCGGCCCGAACGCAGGAGGGAGGATTCCGGGCAGGCTCTATGCTGCCGGATTCCGGGACATGATAATAGGGTACCGAAGTGCGTGGTACGGCCGTGTCGGATGAGGCCGGTGAATCTGCTAGAAAAACGATTTTCTCAACGCTTCCAGGGGAATACAATACCCGCGAATGCGCACTCTTACTGCTGGCCTCGCCTGTTCCTTCCTTTTGCTACTCTCCGCCTGCGGAGGCGGAGGATCTAGCACGCAGCCCGTTAACAGCGTGTCGCTGACACTTGCCTCTTCCTCCACACTGGTATTTACGGGTCAATCCGGCACGACGATCAATGCCACAGTGAGTCGTCAAGGAACGGTCGGGAGCGTCACACTGCAAGTGCAGGGCTTGCCGACCGGAGCATCGGCGGACATCACTTCTCCGAATTCGTCGAACGCGGGCAGCATCACGTTTACCGCTCCGACGGCAGCCGCTACAACCTATCCGCTGACGGTGACCGCGAGTGATGGATCCGTCAGCGATTCGGCCACGTTCTCTCTCGTGGTGGGGGCCGTCGCACAGATTGGAGCGAGCAGCAACGGCGCTTTCCAATTGGCGATGGCCACATCGTTTCAACCCGCCGAGTGGGACTACCAGTTCTTCACGCTCAACCCCACTGCGACCACAACCCTGCAAGACCTGCAATCGCAACACACGCGTTTACAGGGAATTTCCGGTGGAGTGCCCCAAAAGACTCTGGCCGCTTGGGATTTCACGATGCTCGACGCCATCACGCAGCCCGTGTTGGGCGTGGGCGACCATAGTCCTGAATTTCAGATCGCCAAAGGGCCGCCCTTGCTGTACACGGGCAACGACAGCAACAACAGTTTTCGCGATCTCACATTTCAAGAGCTGGCGAACTACTCACAAAATCTGGTTCGCTACTACAACACGGGAGGGTTCACCTCGGGGGATGGAGCCTTTCATGTCTCACCTGCCTATCCCACCGAGGTGATCACGTGGTGGGGAATTTACAACGAGCCCAACATCAACAACAACCTCACGCCGCAGCAGTATGTAACGCTCTACAACGCGACCGTGCCGAAGATGCAGGCGGTCGATCCATCGCTGAAGTACGTTGCGTTGGAATTGGCGGACTTCGGAACCGAGCCGCAAAACTGGGTTCCACCTTTCGTCAACGGAGTGACGGCTCACGTTGACGTGATGGCGACGCATTTCTATTCCACCTGCAATCAGAAAGACAACGATGCGACAGTATTCGCGACCGTCCCGGGATTCGTTTCCGACGTGCAGTTCTTCTATGCGCAGATGGCGACCAATCCTGCGCTCGCCAATGTTCCGTTGTGGGTGACGGAAAACAACGTGAATGCGGACTTCGACAAAGGCGGCGGTATCAGCGCCTGTAACGGAGGCGCATTTGTCACCGACCTGCGAGGATCGAGCGCATTCTTTGCGGCGTGGCGACCCTATGTCTTCTCGCAATTTGGGAAAGCGGGAGTCGAGGCGCTCTACCACTGGGATTTCGACGCTGACAAACAGTTCGGAGAAGTTGACTACAACACGGGAGCCTTGCAGCTCAGCTATTGGGTCGACTATTGGCTGGCTCGGATGTTCCCGTCACCTCCGGGAGCCACGTTGCTCGACTACACCGCGACGGACACGACTGACCTGGAAATTCTGCCAGTTCGGAATGCTGACAACAGCGTGACCGTGATGGTGGCGAACTATGCTCTCCATGCAACGGGCGACAACAACGGCACGGGTTCGCCGCGCACGGTTCAAATCGATACTTCGGCCTTCGGTGCTTTTGCGTCAGCGAGTCTGCTGACCATCGACGCGAGTACAAACGTAGCAACCGGCCCGGCCGCAACATCGGTCACGCCGGCCGCGCAAATCAATATCACACTCAATGGCTACGGCGTTGCTTTCCTGACTTTGAAGTAACACGCAAGATTCGAAGACCGTCGTTGGACGGTAGTATTCCGCGTTGAGATCGCGCGACGTCGTGCGCTCTTCCCTCTCGTTACGTAGAGACGGGGCTTGCCCCGTCTCCTCCTCAAGGTCCCTATGGTTTGATCCGCGCTTAGACTCGCTCCAGTTCGCGGTGTGTCCGCTCGCTGGCCACATTCCCGGTGTTAAGAGTGCCTGCAGGCTCGAAGAGCAGGAACCAGCATTCTTCCTCGGCCACCGGTTTGTGCTCGACGCCGCGCGGCACCACGATAAACTCACCTTCCTCGATCCACTCATGATGATCGAGAAATTCCATGCGGAAGCGGCCCTTCACCACCAGAAACATTTCGTCTTCGTTATCGTGATGATGAAAAATGAACTCGCCCTTGATCTTGTCGAACTTCACGGCCTGGCCGTTGAGTTCGGCACCGATGTAGGGCTTCCAGTATTCCGTTATCTTCGAGAATTTTTCGGCAATGTTGACCTTGGACATGAAGACCTCAGGGAGAAATTTACCGTATCTGAGAGTTTGATTTACTTCGAAGGGAGAGGGTCGCAAGAAATCCGGCGGCTGATAGCCGGCCAACCCTCTTAGATCTGTCATCCCGAGCGCAGCGAGGGATCTGCAGTTGGCCGCCGCCGGGAGAAACTGCAGATCCCTCGTCGCCTTCGGTTCCTCGGGATGACAGTTTCATGGGTTCTGTTGGTTACATGCGCAAGGTCATCCGTTCGTGTCCGCATGGACTCTTCGAATGATCTTTGTCTTCAGTTCCTTCCCGTCGCAAAACAAAAGCCGCCAGCATTTTCGCTGGCGGCTAACCCCTGCCGAGCTTTGCTCGGCTGGACAGGTCGAAGACCTGTCCCCACACCACTACAACACTAGCTCTCGTACAGCAGCACACCTTCCGCTTTTTCTGCGTCCACGGGACGGTAGTACAGTTTGTTGTCCTCGAGGAACACTTCGATGAACGCCGGCCGGGTTGTGATCGTACCCTGGATCAGCGCTTCCGAAAGCGGGTCTTCGATGTACTTCTGCAACGCGCGACGCAGCGGACGAGCTCCGTAATTGCGGTCGGTGAGCGTCTGGTTGAGAATCCATTTCTTGGCTTCGTCGGCCACCGTCACGGTGATCGAGCGCTGCGCAAGGTTCTGGTTGAGCTGGTTGACCATCAGTTCCAGAATCTGGATCAGGTCGTTTTCGCCGAGCGCCATGAACAGGATGATTTCATCCACGCGGTTCAGGAACTCGGGGTTGAAGGTGCGCTTGACCTCGTTCTTCACCAGGTCTTCGACCTTTTCGGAGACCATGCCTTCGCTCGAAGACTGGAAGCCCAGGCCTTCGCGTTTCATCAGGAAACGCGCGCCGATGTTCGACGTCATGATCAGGATGACGTTCTTGAAATCGACCGTGTTGCCGAGGCCGTCGGTTAACTGGCCGTCTTCAAACACCTGCAACAGGATGTTAAACACATCCGGATGCGCCTTTTCGATTTCGTCGAGCAACACGACGGAGTACGGAGCACGCTTTACACGTTCTGTGAGCTGTCCGCCTTCTTCGTAGCCGACATATCCCGGAGGCGATCCGATCAGCTTCGAGACCGAATGCTTCTCCATGAATTCCGACATGTCGAAGCGGACGAGAGCCTTGTCGCTGCCGAACATGAACTGCGCCAGCGTGCGGGCAACTTCCGTCTTACCGACGCCGGTCGGTCCTAGAAACAGGAACGATCCGATCGGGCGATTCGGGCTCTTCAAGCCTGCGCGGCTGCGGCGAATGGCGCGGGCCAAAGCGCTGATCGCTTTGTCCTGCGAGATGATCCGCTTGTGCAGTTCTTCTTCGATGCGCAGTAGTTTTTGCGTTTCTTCTTCTTTAATCGAGGTGATCGGAACGCCGGTCCAGCGCGATACCACGTCCTCGATGTCCTCCCGACCGACTACGCCAGTGGAGGATTCATCGAGGTGGTATTTTTCGCGAAGGGCGCGCAGGTTTTCGCGCTCCTTGCGTTCTTCGTCCGAGTAGAAGCGGGCCTTCTCGAACTCGTGGTTCGCGATGGCATTCTCCATACGATGGACGATGAACTTGATACGTTTCTGGACTTCCGTCAACTCTTCGGGCAACGAAGTCTGGCGCAGTTTCACGCGCGCTCCCGCTTCGTCGATCAAATCAATCGCCTTGTCCGGCAGGAAACGGTCCGGAATATAACGGCTGGAGTGCGATACGGAGAAATTGATCGCGTCGTCGGTATAGGTGACGGCGTGAAACTTCTCGTAGCGCTCTTTGATGCCGTTCAAAATTTTGACCGCATCGGATTCGTTCGGCGGCGGAACCTTCACTGCCTGGAAACGACGCTCGAGTGAACGATCTTTCTCGATCGACTTGCGATACTCGCCCGGAGTCGTGGCGCCGATGCATTGAATTTCGCCGCGCGACAGAGCCGGCTTCAGAATGTTGGCGGCATCGAGCGAACCTTCCGCCGATCCGGCGCCAACCAATGTGTGCAACTCATCGATAAAGATGATGGAATTCTGCGACTCCATCAGTTCCTTCATGATGGTTTTGAGGCGCTCTTCAAATTGTCCGCGATACTTGGTCCCGGCAACAATTAGCGACAGGTCTAGAGCAAGGATGCGCTTGTCGGCGAGGAACGAAGGAACTTCGCCGTCCGCGATCCGCTGCGCCAAGCCTTCGACGATGGCCGTCTTGCCAACGCCCGGTTCGCCAATCAAGACCGGATTGTTCTTGGTGCGGCGGCACAAAATCTGGATCACGCGCTCAACTTCGCCATCGCGACCGACCAGCGGATCGAGTTGTGTATCCATCGCGGCCTGGGTCAGGTCGCGCGAGAACTCGCTCAATAAAGAAGACTCGCGCTGCCCACGTTGCGGCTGCGCTTTTTCCTGGCTGGTACGGGCCAGTTCCTCGCGGATCGTCGACAGACGAAGTCCACGCTCATGCAGTATCTCTGCGGCAAAGCATTTTTCTTCGCGCAGCAGCCCGAGCAACAGGTGCTCGGTTCCAATGTGTTTATGCGACAGCCGTTCCGCTTCTTCCGCGGCATAGGCGAGCACGCGCTTGCACTCATTACTTAAAGGAAGGTCGACTGAGGTCGAAACCTTCTCGCGAATCGTGGTGTGACCCTCAATCTGCTTGCGGATCGATTCCACGGACGCGTGTGAGCGCAGGAAGCGGTTGGTCAGGGCCTTATCTTCCCTCAGCAGTCCGAGCAGCAGGTGTTCGGTCTCGATGTAGGGAGATCCGAACTGGCTGGCCTCGTACCGCGCAAAAAAGATGACGCGCCTGGCTTTCTCCGTGTAGCGTTCAAACATATACTTCATTCCCCCTGAGCTCTTGCGAAGAACCGAGCCTGCTCGCTCGCTCTCCTACCACCCTAACCTCATTATGCAATCCATTGGTCCACTACCCAAACCTTACCACTCTTAAAGTAACATCTGACGGCGGTCTCGCCGGGTACTTTGGTTTGGACCACTCGTCGAGTCCGTCTTCCCAAGTTCTGCATTGCCTCACGCCGGAAGCGACTCCGGCGCTACTTCCTCTATTTTGCCTCGATCCAGCCGTAGCACTCTATGGCACCGTCGTGCAAAATCCAGGTTGTGCGTCGCGATCAATGAAGTCAGCTGATGCTCGCGATGCAAACGCGCAATCAATTCAAAAACCACTTCCGCAGTGCGTCCATCGAGATCGCCAGTCGGTTCATCGGCGAGCAGGAGTTGCGGCTTGGTGATGAGCGCGCGAGCCAGAGCTAGTCGCTGCTGCTCGCCTCCGGAAAGTTCGCCCGAACGATGATGGCCGCGGGCTTCCAGTCCGACCTGGCGCAACCAGTTGGATGCTTCGAGCGAAGCGGCCGGCAGAGTCTGCCCCCGCGTGAGCAGTGGCATGGCCACATTTTCAAGCGCGGTAAATTCGGGCAGCAGGTAGTGAAACTGCCATACAAAGCCGATTTCACGGTTACGAAATTCAGCAGCGCCGTCTTCGGAGAGCGAATTCACCTGAGAGTGCGCGCAGTATACGGCACCCGCAGAGGGACGTTCAAGCGCTCCGACGATGTGCAACAAGGTACTCTTACCGGTACCCGATTGCCCCACGATCGCCAGCATCTCTCCTTTGTTTACCTGGAAAGACAGATTCTCAAAGAGCACCAGATCCGCTTCGCCTGAGCGAAAGACCTTTTTCAAACCTTCCACCCGCACCAGCGGGCTTTGCTCTATTGGATGCAAATCACCCCTCCTACGGATCAAAGGGCCTCAGGACCATCGCTGCACTGTCGATTACAACACGGTAGAAGCGAGTCCTGATTCCATTAGAGCACGAAGAAGATGGCGTTGCTCCAATCGCGATTTTGACCTCGAAAAGGCGATCTGCGAAAAACTGTATACCCGAAATAACCGCCTGTAATGTGACCGTGGTCACACGCGTAGGGAAGCAGCTCGGAACCGTCTGAGGCGGGCTAAAACGAGCGGCAACAGTCTACCGATTATTCCTGCGGTCGCACCTGCAGATTGTTGAAAGCCGCCTGTGCTGAGGGCAGAACTGTCGTCGCCGCGGGTGTCCAATTCCTGCGTTCCACGAAGGTTGGGGGTTCGTAGGTCTTGCCGGCAGCCAGCCGACGGTCTTCTCGGCGGGTCGTCCAGAGCAGTGCTGGACCTCCCACCCATGCGGAGACCCGAGACACCATGCCGAACTCCTTCGCCAGTTCACGCCGCAATGCGCGAATCTGTTCGCTCGCCTCGCGGTTCACTTTGCGGAAGTAGTGTTCCGCAGTCCAGAGCGCGGCGCTGTAAACGGTGCGGAGTTTTGCATTGTCGCGCGCAAAGCGTTCCCGCACGCGCGCGTCAGGATAATCCCGATACCGTTGCCACCCCTGCAGCATGGTCTGACACATGCGAGCCAGGCTGGGACCGTTGCGTTCGAAGTCGCGCTGGAACGCCCAGTCGAGATAACGCTTGGAATCGTCGCGCGAAATTGCGGCGTGCCGAAAATTGAATTTATGCTGTCCGTGAATGTCGGCGAAATCGATTCCTTCCAGCATCCTCCCCTGCTCCGACATTTCCTTGTACAGCGGCGTTCCCGGCACCGGAGTGTAGAGCATGAACTGATGGAAGTCGGTTTGATGCGCCACCGCGTATTCGATTTCTTCGAGGATGTTCTCTGGCGTGTGATGTTCGAGGCCAACGATGGTCGAGCCCTGGACGCGAATCCCATGTTGCCGCAATTCCCGCGTCAGTTGATGAGAGTCCGTGCCATCGAGTTTTACATATTTCGATCGAGGTGACTCGAGGCCCATCCATATCCACGAGACACCGAGTTCCACCAGTTCTTCCATCTTGTATTTGCGGATCGCGTTCGCCGAAGCGAAGACCGCCATACCCCAGACTTTGTTCCCTTCTTTCATTCGCTGCAGCAATTGCAGCGCACGCTCGCGATGGAGCAGAAAATTCTCATCCATCACAAAAAATGTCTGGACCCCGAGCGAGGCCTCTGCCTGGCACATGACTTCGTAGAGCTGGTCGCCAGTCTCGTAAAAGTTGATGAAGTTTCCCTTGCCGCCAAAAAAAGCCGAAGTCGTACAGAAGTTACAGCCCATCGGACAGCCCACCGACGGAATGATCGTGGCAGCGGTGCCTCCTTTACTCTCAGGAAGCTTGATGCCCAGGATGCGCGTGTCCATGCCGGAAACAATTTCAGGATGCCGAACCGGTGCGTGGTCATCTTCGCCGAGGTAGCGACGCATCCAGGAGATACCTTCGCCGCGCACGATGTGGTCAGCATCGATCATGCCTTCGAGCCCGGGGACCGCAGCCACGTGGCCGCCGATCACAATCTGGGAATGGGGTGACAACTCCCGCACCATGCGGCACATCTCGCGAACCTTTCCGAGATTCACGATGATCGAGGAAATTCCAACAACGTCATAGTTGTTGTCTAGAAGTTCGCGGGCAAAATCTTCTCGCTCCGGAAAATCGAGGACGGTACAGGGCGCCGAAATATTCTGCTGGATCATCATGATCCCCCACGACCGGTGAAACATACGCAGCGAGAACCCGCCCTGCGCACGCGTGACCTGGTTGTGGTAAAGCTCCATTGGATTAATCGCGCGGCTCCCAAATTCGTCGTCCTGCGCGTAGGGGCCGAATACAGAGGTCAGAAGTACGCGCGCACGGGTGCCTTTGGGATGGGCTGGTGTTGAGTTGATCATGTCTTCAAGGCTAGTAAACGGGTGGGGTCGAGGTCTGTGATGAGAGTCGAAGAATCCCAAAGAATACAAAAGTGTTACAAGGCCGATCTGAATTGAAAACACTCCTTCGCGTGCTGGGCGGCGTTTTGCCGCAAACCTCGCTATTAAGTGCTTTGAATCCTGTGTCATTGGCAAGACTAAAGATCAGCAAAAGTGACGCTCCAGCCGCAAAACTCTTCACAGTTGACACGCGTCTCGTTTCAACGCTACAGTCCCTTTCAAGTTCGCCAGTACCAGTTGTCGCTCGGTGAATCCCAACCCCCGTGCAGTTCACAACTTAAGAGGACCTTCATGACCCTTCGCAGGCGTATTCCCGCAGTCATTCTTGTCGTGCTGGCAATTGCCGGTGTGACCGCAGTCTTCGTGACCACGTTGTCAACGACCTCCAGCGCCGCGTCCAATCCTAAGATTGCGGCTCGCCTGCTGAAAGAAACGGCGCACGGAAACGGAACCGAAGCACTCGTTGTTCTGTCCGAACAAGCGAACCTGAAAGCGGCCGCTACCTTGCCGACCAAGGAAGCAAAAGGGCGTTTCGTTGTGAACACGCTGCGCGAAGTTGCCAGCCGCACACAGGCGCCGATCATCGCGATGCTCGAAAAGCGTGGCATTCCGTATCAGTCATTTTGGGCCGTCAACATGATCCAGGTGAGCGGCAATCGTGCGCTGCTGGATGAACTCGCCAGCCGCACCGACGTGAAACAGATCGATGCGAATCCTCATGTACGAACCAGTCTTCCGGTTCCAACCACGTTCGACGCTCCCGATCAGGCCAGCGGAATTGAGTGGAACGTGACCAAGGTGAAAGCGCCGAAGGTTTGGGCGCTGGGCTTCAAGGGCGAAGGAAGAGTCGTTGCCGGAGCAGATACGGGCGTGCAATGGGATCATCCCTCACTCAAGGGCCACTACCGCGGGTGGAACGGGACGAAGGTCAATCACGACTTCAACTGGCATGACGCAACCTCGCAGCATCTGGCGACGCCCACCGATCCATTTGGACACGGCACCTTTACGGTTAGCCAGATGGTCGGCGACGACGGCGCGGGCAACCAGATCGGCGTCGCTCCCGGCGCGAAGTGGATCGCCTGCCGCAATATGGACGCGAGCGGCACTGGATCGCCGACAACATACACGGAGTGCTTCCAGTTCCTGATGGCGCCTTACCCGGTTGGTGGAAACCCTAATCAGGGTGATCCGACCAAGGCACCCGATTCGATCAACAATTCCTGGACCTGTCCGGCGAGTGAAGGCTGCTCCGCTAACACGCTTCTCCAGATCGTGGACAACGTGCGCGCCGCCGGAATCTTCCCCGCGATGGCAGCGGGCAATTCTGGATCATCCTGCTCCAGCATCACCGATCCGCCAGCGATCTATGACAGCTCGGTGAGTGTGGGTGCAACCGACTCTACGAACCACATTGCCAGTTTCAGCAGCCGCGGCCCGATCACGGCCGATGGCAGCAATCGCCGCAAGCCCGATATTTCGGCTCCCGGCGTTAACATTCGCGGCGCAGTACCCACCAATGCATATCAATCCGGTTGGTCGGGAACGTCCATGGCCACTCCGCACATCGCGGGCGCGATCGCGCTGCTCTGGCAGGCAAAGCCAGCCTTGAAAGGCAACGTGGATGCCACCGAGACTCTTCTAGAAAAGAAGGCAATGCACCTGAAGACCACGGAAACCTGCGGCGGAACACAAGGCAAGGTTCCGAACAACGTCTTCGGATACGGGCTGTTGAATATCTATAAGGCGGTGATTGCACCGTAGCAGCTTCGACCTGTGAGAAGAAAGTTTACGTAGAGACGCGGCTTGCCGCGTCTCTTTTTTTGTGGGGTGCGATTGCGATCAGGAACTATTCGTAGCGCAAGGCTTCAGCCGGCAGAATCCGAGCCGCCGACCATGACGGATAGATCGTCGCAACCAACGAGATTCCGATCGACACCAGCGCAACGATTACACCGTCCATAATCCGGGGCACGAAGGGAACGTAGTCGATGGAATAGACTTCCGGCGAGAGTGAAATGAAATGGTAGTGACCGCCCGCCCAAGAGATCGCGTATCCCAGCACCAGGCCAGCGGCGGTTCCAATCACGCCGATCAAAACTCCCTGCGCGATAAACACCCGCCGAATCTGAGACTTCTTCGTCCCCAGCGCGATCAGCACGGCGATATCTTTTGTTTTTTCCATCACCATCATGGTCAGCGAGATGAGGATATTCAGCGCCGCCACGAACACAATCAGCCCGATCGTGATGAACGTCACGACCCGCTCCAGGCGTAGCGCGCGAAACAGAGCCTTGTTCTGCTCCATCCAACTGGTCGCCATGAAGCCGTGTCCAGCCGCCTCTTCGAGCTGACGGGCAACATCGTTGGCGGCATAGATATCGTCAAGCTTGAATTCGATCACCGAAATCAAATCGCCGAGTCCGAACAGCTGTTGCGCATCCGAAAGACGTGTGAACGCCCACGAAGAGTCGTAGTCGAAGAATCCCGAGTTAAATATCCCAACAACTTTGAATCTCAAATACTTCGGCACCATGCCGAACGGAGTCAGTTCTCCCTGCGGACTCGTGACCAGCACGACCGATCCCACGCTGGCGCCGATCTGTTCGGCCATTTCCTTGCCGAGAATAATCGGCGGCATCGCGGCAACACGCTCGTGCACGCCGGCCAGGTCATCGGGCGATGTGCCGCCTGCTGACTGATCTGCGTGGGGACGGGTCTCTGACCCTTCCATGCCGGGTCGAAGACCCGGCAGCGCTGGATCGGCCTCCAGCGGCACCGCCGATCCCAGCGTCACCGTCTTCAGCAGATCGCTGACTTTGCTTTCATACGACGGCAGCAGCCCCTTCACAACCGCTCCCCGCGCCCGCGGCCCGCGCGAGATCAGCACTTGCTCATAAATCGCCGGAGCCACTGCCACCACGTGCGGTTGCTTCGACAACTTTTCGAGCAACGGACGCCAGTCCTGAATCCCGTCGCTCTGCACCCGCAACAGGCTGACATGCGCCGTCGACCCAAGTAATCGTTGTTGTAGGTCCTGCCGGAAGCCATTATTGATGGCCAAAGCAACAATCAGCGAGGCCACTCCAGCCGCAACACCTGCGATAGAAATTCCTGTGATCACGCCGATGAACGCCTGGCGGCGTTTCGCCCGGAGATAACGCGTCGCGATAAAGAGTTCAAAGCGCATGAGGACGGGGAGCTCTCAGCCATCAACATTCAGCCAATGCGGATTATATCTGGGTCTGCCTACAGGATTCGCGGGATGAACGCAGGAACAGAACGACGATACGCGCGATACTCTTCGCCAAACCGCTTATCCAACTCCGCATCCTCCATCCGAATCATCACCGCGCCGGTCACGATCGCAAAGACCGTAAGACCCCAACAGACGACGAGGCCCGTCCCCATGCTCCACGCCAGCATCTCGCAGAAATGCGCCAGGTACAAAGGATGCCGCACGCGAGCACGAATGCCTCCCGTAACGAGTCGCTGATCGCGGTTCCCGGCGTGAATCTCCGGCAGGCCGCCGAGTTGCTTGGCGCTGAAGTTCTTACTGGATCGAAAATAGAGATACAGGCCGGTGGCAAAGAACACTGCGGCAGGAAGCCAGTTCCAGACTCCTCGATAGAGTGCCACATGCCGCCACTGAGATGTGGCGATGGCCACGACGATCCACATCAAAACCCAAACAGGTACGAGTATGCGATACGGAGATCGCCGCTGCGATCGCCAGCGATCCGCGAATGGGTGAATCGTCAGCCAGAAAGCTGGGATCGTCGAATACACCACGCAGGCCAGCCAACCAATGATGTTCAGTCCCCCGCGCATAGATATGAAATCTTAGCAGCCGGCGAGGATTGGTCCCGGAGGGACCGCTGACAATAGCCCGCCAGGTTTCCCCAGCGCTAAAGCGCTGGGCTATTATCGCTCGCCCTCCGGGGCTTGGATTTGCCCGCCTCGGCACCTGCCGCCTTACAGCACATCAGCATCTCGGTGATTTACAATCTTGAGTTCCCTTTTCGGAGAGACCCACTGTGATCCCACGCTATACCCGGCCCGAAATGGCCCGCATCTGGAGTGACGAAAACCGCTTCCGCACCTGGCTGGCCGTTGAAGTCGCTGCCACCGAGACCCTGGCCGAGGCTGGCATCGTGCCAAAAGAAGCGGCGAAGGCGATCCGCCAGCGCGCCAACTTCAATGTGGACCGCATCTTCCAGATTGAAGCCGAGGTCAAGCACGACGTCATCGCCTTCACCACTGCGGTCGCGGAAATCGTCGGGCCGCATGCGCGCTGGTTTCACTACGGATTGACCTCCAACGACGTGGTCGACACGGCGCAGGCCCTCCTCATCCAGCAGGCGTCCTCGCTGATTGCAGGCGATCTGGAACGGCTCGCGAACGTGCTCGAACGTCGCGCCTGGGAATTCAAAGACACGCCCATGATCGGTCGGACCCATGGCGTCCACGCCGAGCCAATTACGTTTGGCTTCAAGATCGCTAACTGGTATTCCGAGACGCAGCGCAACATCGTGCGATTCAAAGCGGCCACCGAAGACTTGCGCGTGGGAAAATTCTCCGGCGCAGTGGGCACGTTCGCGCATCTGTCACCGGAACTCGAAGAAAAAATCTGTGCGCGCCTGGGATTGAAAGCCGCCGCCGTATCTTCGCAGGTCATTCAACGCGACCGGCACGCGAACTATCTCGCGACCTTAGCCGTGGTCGCTTCAACCCTCGATAAGATCGCCACCGAAATTCGCCACCTGCAACGGACTGAAGTCCGCGAGGCAGAGGAATTTTTCAGCGAGAAGCAAAAAGGCTCGTCGGCGATGCCGCACAAGCGCAATCCCGTAACCTGCGAGCAGATCAGCGGACTCGCGCGTGTTGTGCGTGCCAACGCGCAGGCCGGATTTGAGAACGTTCCGCTCTGGCACGAGCGTGATATCTCGCACTCATCCGCCGAGCGCGTCATCATCCCAGACTCGACAACGCTCGCCGACTACCTACTGAACAAGACGTCGAACCTGATCGAGACGATGTT
Coding sequences:
- a CDS encoding cupin domain-containing protein, encoding MSKVNIAEKFSKITEYWKPYIGAELNGQAVKFDKIKGEFIFHHHDNEDEMFLVVKGRFRMEFLDHHEWIEEGEFIVVPRGVEHKPVAEEECWFLLFEPAGTLNTGNVASERTHRELERV
- a CDS encoding ATP-dependent Clp protease ATP-binding subunit — protein: MFERYTEKARRVIFFARYEASQFGSPYIETEHLLLGLLREDKALTNRFLRSHASVESIRKQIEGHTTIREKVSTSVDLPLSNECKRVLAYAAEEAERLSHKHIGTEHLLLGLLREEKCFAAEILHERGLRLSTIREELARTSQEKAQPQRGQRESSLLSEFSRDLTQAAMDTQLDPLVGRDGEVERVIQILCRRTKNNPVLIGEPGVGKTAIVEGLAQRIADGEVPSFLADKRILALDLSLIVAGTKYRGQFEERLKTIMKELMESQNSIIFIDELHTLVGAGSAEGSLDAANILKPALSRGEIQCIGATTPGEYRKSIEKDRSLERRFQAVKVPPPNESDAVKILNGIKERYEKFHAVTYTDDAINFSVSHSSRYIPDRFLPDKAIDLIDEAGARVKLRQTSLPEELTEVQKRIKFIVHRMENAIANHEFEKARFYSDEERKERENLRALREKYHLDESSTGVVGREDIEDVVSRWTGVPITSIKEEETQKLLRIEEELHKRIISQDKAISALARAIRRSRAGLKSPNRPIGSFLFLGPTGVGKTEVARTLAQFMFGSDKALVRFDMSEFMEKHSVSKLIGSPPGYVGYEEGGQLTERVKRAPYSVVLLDEIEKAHPDVFNILLQVFEDGQLTDGLGNTVDFKNVILIMTSNIGARFLMKREGLGFQSSSEGMVSEKVEDLVKNEVKRTFNPEFLNRVDEIILFMALGENDLIQILELMVNQLNQNLAQRSITVTVADEAKKWILNQTLTDRNYGARPLRRALQKYIEDPLSEALIQGTITTRPAFIEVFLEDNKLYYRPVDAEKAEGVLLYES
- a CDS encoding ABC transporter ATP-binding protein; this translates as MHPIEQSPLVRVEGLKKVFRSGEADLVLFENLSFQVNKGEMLAIVGQSGTGKSTLLHIVGALERPSAGAVYCAHSQVNSLSEDGAAEFRNREIGFVWQFHYLLPEFTALENVAMPLLTRGQTLPAASLEASNWLRQVGLEARGHHRSGELSGGEQQRLALARALITKPQLLLADEPTGDLDGRTAEVVFELIARLHREHQLTSLIATHNLDFARRCHRVLRLDRGKIEEVAPESLPA
- a CDS encoding radical SAM protein encodes the protein MINSTPAHPKGTRARVLLTSVFGPYAQDDEFGSRAINPMELYHNQVTRAQGGFSLRMFHRSWGIMMIQQNISAPCTVLDFPEREDFARELLDNNYDVVGISSIIVNLGKVREMCRMVRELSPHSQIVIGGHVAAVPGLEGMIDADHIVRGEGISWMRRYLGEDDHAPVRHPEIVSGMDTRILGIKLPESKGGTAATIIPSVGCPMGCNFCTTSAFFGGKGNFINFYETGDQLYEVMCQAEASLGVQTFFVMDENFLLHRERALQLLQRMKEGNKVWGMAVFASANAIRKYKMEELVELGVSWIWMGLESPRSKYVKLDGTDSHQLTRELRQHGIRVQGSTIVGLEHHTPENILEEIEYAVAHQTDFHQFMLYTPVPGTPLYKEMSEQGRMLEGIDFADIHGQHKFNFRHAAISRDDSKRYLDWAFQRDFERNGPSLARMCQTMLQGWQRYRDYPDARVRERFARDNAKLRTVYSAALWTAEHYFRKVNREASEQIRALRRELAKEFGMVSRVSAWVGGPALLWTTRREDRRLAAGKTYEPPTFVERRNWTPAATTVLPSAQAAFNNLQVRPQE
- a CDS encoding S8 family serine peptidase; the encoded protein is MTLRRRIPAVILVVLAIAGVTAVFVTTLSTTSSAASNPKIAARLLKETAHGNGTEALVVLSEQANLKAAATLPTKEAKGRFVVNTLREVASRTQAPIIAMLEKRGIPYQSFWAVNMIQVSGNRALLDELASRTDVKQIDANPHVRTSLPVPTTFDAPDQASGIEWNVTKVKAPKVWALGFKGEGRVVAGADTGVQWDHPSLKGHYRGWNGTKVNHDFNWHDATSQHLATPTDPFGHGTFTVSQMVGDDGAGNQIGVAPGAKWIACRNMDASGTGSPTTYTECFQFLMAPYPVGGNPNQGDPTKAPDSINNSWTCPASEGCSANTLLQIVDNVRAAGIFPAMAAGNSGSSCSSITDPPAIYDSSVSVGATDSTNHIASFSSRGPITADGSNRRKPDISAPGVNIRGAVPTNAYQSGWSGTSMATPHIAGAIALLWQAKPALKGNVDATETLLEKKAMHLKTTETCGGTQGKVPNNVFGYGLLNIYKAVIAP